In Capsicum annuum cultivar UCD-10X-F1 chromosome 8, UCD10Xv1.1, whole genome shotgun sequence, the genomic window GTGGAAGTTTGAGGGCCCGTCTGATGCGTTCAAAGCCCTGGTTGATATGGCAGCAGTTCATTCATCTTGTCGTTTGTGCATCTTCTTGGCAACTAGGATCCGGGAGAGAGAAGAACGGAAATTTATGAAGCGTCCCTGCAAATGTACCAGAGGGACTGAAACTGTCTATCATGTATATGTTCGTGAAAGGGGGAGGTTTGAGATGGATTCTGTTTTCCTAAGGTATTTCAATATCCAGTGATTTCATTCTAACCATGAATATCTAAGCTTGTTTTCTTTAATTATCAAAAAAGATACTAATCCATATTCTATGAATATGTCAGAAAAGACACGTGTCTACTTTTCCCAACCTAGTTTTTCTGTTGTTTCTGACTCAACCACTCGATTGATGACAATTTTTGACAAATATTCTCCAGAATTACCCCGGCAGAATAATATTTCAGATTTCTATTTTCTGAAATCTCCCATGCTTTTATTTGATCACTTGGAATGGGGCAGACTCTTTCTTTGTCCTCGTTTCCTTGTCCATGATGCACTTGAAAAGAGTCATCAtttacttctctttcactttttaCTTTCACCAAGCTATCATTTACTTCTCTCTTTTGCTTTTTCCTTTCACCAAGCTATCGTTTAATTTTCTCTTTTGCTTTTTTCTTTCACCATGCTATGTGATTATTTTCATGTTGAAGAGCTAAAAGTGGATCCTTAGTGTTGGCCATAAGATTTGAAGccctaatttgaattttttatttgaaaccaACATTTGTTTATGAAATCTCCACGGAACTTCAACTTCGATTCAAATCTTAAATTCTCCAACaagtaaatttaaatttcaagttgtcatttcaattttttttaaatatacaaatttGACCCATAAATTTATATATTGTAAAACAATCCATAAGTTGGTAGATATGAATCCAACCATACCATATTATTTACAACCATATTCTCCTGATAATCATATTTTTGTAAAATGCATGCTCGGCGTGAAGATATTGTCCGTACCATGTGGAAGGATTATATTAAAGGGTAACTACAACTCATGttcaattttcctttttattgaaCTAAAGTTCGATCAATAAATGTTGTAGTTTCTAGGAAGACCTTCTGGTAGCGTATTATGACAAAAACTATGATTTGCTCATTTGAAGATTGTATAAAAATTGGAGATCTCATAATTTTCACAAATTGTGATGTTTTCATGTTTATGaggaaaaaaatacaacttaGGAAATCAAAATTGCATGTCCAAGtaaaatttcaacttcaaatCAACCTGATTTCAAATCACCGAATCATGTCCAAACGGGCCTTTAGTCTGCAGCCTGCAGTGGCTCTTATACTCTCTGTCCATCTTCATGTTTAGGCAAAGATAAGAGCAGAGATGTTCTCACTTATGATTTTCTTAATCGTATTGCATATAACCTACCAATTAGCTGCTTAATGAGTGTTTATGATGAAGGCATGTGAAATACTTATCTTGATGAGGAGTCCACAGCCCAGGGGGTTAAGAAGTGTTTCCACATGAAAAGAGGAAATAGTATGTGTGGTTGGATAACTCCATTGAGACAAGTTCAACCGCTGCATCAGCAGTACTAATTGATTCATAGGCTGAAACAGGAATGTCCTGAAAATTGTTGGTTGTGTGTGGTTGCTTCTGAATTTTATGGAGTCGAGCAACTAAAGAGAAAGTCTGTTgctttttgttgtttcttgtacttcgatTATTGGGTTATTTTGTTGTGGATACTGTTCAGTAAGTTTTCTTATGCTTTCACTTGTGTTCTTTTTGGACTGCTTTTtattgagccgagggtctattttaaacagcctctctacctctgaggTGTAGGGTAAGGTCGGTGTACATTCTAccttccccaaaccccactttgtgagactacaccgagtatgttgttgttgttcagcAACTAAGAGAAAGAAGCTTGGAACCCTTTTCATTTGAATGCACTGAAATTCTTAATCGGAACTCTTGCACCCACTATATCTAGCGAATTATGTCTTTTGCTCTTCTCCTTCTGTTTAATTTGGCAAAGCATGctcgacttttttttttttggtcagaTATTGCCTTATTTTTTCAATGTAAACTTTGAATGATCTTAATTTCTGTATCTACGCAGGTCAAGTGAGTTATCTTTGCAGGCCTTTGAATCTGCTGTGCTTGCAAAGTTCAAGTCTGTTAAACATGTTCCAATTTGGAAGGAGGAAAGACCTCGGGTGCTACGTGGTGGAGATGAACTCAAACTTCACAAAGTATATCCTGTTGGCTTGACAGAGAGACAGGCATTGTATTCCTTCAGATTCAACGGAGACACCGAGTTCAAGAACTACATCGAAAGCCACCCATGTGCAAGATTTGAAGTCATATTTGTATAGTTGGAAGTTTGAAATTCAGAATTGCAAGCCATGGTGGTGCGCTCTCTGTTCTTTCCCCATGCTGTTGTTGTCTACAACACTGGTTCTGGATCTGGCCATATGGATGCAACCAGAGAGTCAGGAAGTGACGATTACAACCGGTGAATCCATATTTGGTGTAAAATTCTCATCTTCACATTTTCTAGCATAAACAAAGgccaaaaatgaaaaattctgCCCTTTTTTTTTGTGGTGCCCGTATTTTAACTTAAGTTCTATGCACTGACAACGTGAAAGATCTTTATTGCGGTGAGGAATTCACCAGGCTGATGGTTTAGCGGAGAATTGTAGTTAAGTTTAGTTCAGACTGCAGGTTAGTGTTACAAATATTGACAATGATACAAACTTTAGCAACAGTTAGTTGTTCTTTTAATATATTGGGATTAGTTACATAGACTTCGTAATTTTAGTTCTAACGGATATTTATCCTATTATGtagtattttgttttaatattgaCATATCTAATAGACGATTGTTTGCTAGTACGAGAACATTGTATTAAACGCTAAATGAAGTCATTACAGAACCATAAGAATATCTATCACTAAGGATGCTCAAATTTGCCAAATCTagccaaaatattacaagtacTTGCCGCATTGTTTTTAGTTATAAAACTTGTCCCAGATTTATCAGCCATGAAAATTTTGGTAGCAAACAAGGTGGAATAGGTTCAATGGAAGAAGGGGTGGGAGGGTGTTCACCCGAATCCCCTCGGCAAAAATTATAACTGTGGATCACCTGAACAACATGCAAAGGTTAACTTAGCGGTCTTGGACATTCAAAATGCAGTCCAACTGcattactttttatatatatatattttttctggATCCCCTGAGTGAAAATGTGCATCAACTTACCTAAAGTTATGAATGACTTAATTTCTTAAACACAGATATATAGACTATAGAGATTGACGTTAATTAGGAACGGGAGaaaggagaaagagaaaaaaaggactGACATGAGCAGAATGCTTGTTTCTTTGTTGAGTTCCAGCTTTTTACCATGTTCTCTAATTATATTTGTTATGAGCACTcgtttaagtgtggggtgtgaaaggaatttttttattattttgtgtattaATTGCGGTATTcacattttatttgttttaataaaatttcttttttttttttgttttcccaCTGTGCGTAAAGCAATAATTGTGGGATTACACTGATTATGTTGTTACTGTTGTTGTACTGTGTAGACGCATTAAATATTTTGGTTAATATTTTCTGCTATGTGTAAACATATTAATTGTGAAATTACACTTGCTGTTGTTTTACTGTATAAACGCAACAATTGTTTTGATCAGTgtttgggaatttattttatttgttgattaGCCTCAAatcaatttagaaattttttcaaTGTGGTCAAGTGATTTGTTGGTAGTATCAGACAATAACAAATACTCCTATATGTaggatttaattttaaatatatttgaaagcAGAATAAATTTCTACTAAATATGGCTTCTGCAAAACTGAAGTAAATAATAATGTGCTCCCATAAGCGCTTCATCAattataaccatacatatattatCATTTAATATTCAATAAATGCTtgtgtttttctttaaaaaaaattaaccattACATTGATTCTTTTCTCATATTAAAATTTTGTCGAAATTGGTAGTTTAAAATTCTTAGCCAATATTTAAAGCGCTTGCTTATTTCAGTCTTTAATTTTGTACActtctaaattaaaatatattctttACATTTGTTATTACTCGATGACCATTTTTGTTGCTATTACTTATTTAgatttaaatcaattaaattattCTCCTAATAAGAAAGGTTTGCTCAAAAGAGTTGGTCATAAACAACAGATGATAATATGTACTTGGTAGCGAATTCACccttatttattttcatgccAAAATAGTTATCGATGATAACTACGAATCCtctaattcaattcaaatttactTAGCCTAAACTCCGCCCCTACAAATAGGAGGCAAAGAAacacacaataacaacaacaaagaaTTTGATTCCCTTATCCAAACATAACACATTCTTCTTTCGCTTTCTCCTTTTTAGCCATGcctagaaagaaaataaagtttgagtTCATTGAAAATACCACTCAGAGAAAAGCCTCAtacaaaaaaagacaaaaaggcTTCTTGAAAAAAGCTTATGAACTCATGACACTTTGTAATGCTGAAACATCTATTGTCACCTATAGTCCCTACCATGATGAGCCTAAGGTGTTTCCAAATCATGATGCAACTATCAATACCTTTACAAAGTTTAGGGAGTTATCGatgttggaaaaatcaaacaaCATGATGACTCATGAAGAGTTCAACAAAAAAAGGATCAAGAAAATGGAGAAACAACTGtacaaggaaagaaagaaaaacaggATCATTGAGCTTACAAATAAGATGTATGAAATGTTGAACGGTAAAGGTACTCCTGCTGATATGCACTCTTACGATCTCAATGATCTAAGTTACGTAATTAATCAGAATGTCAAACAAGTACAGGAAGCAATCAAAACGAAGGTTGATGTAGAGGGTTCCACATCGAATGCCCCTCAACATATTGATGGACTGACAGTACCTGACAGGACTAACTCTGAGTGGCGAAGGGATCTTCTGTCAGCTCCTGCTGGGGCTCCGGTGTCGATGGCTTCTCTGATGACTACTTCATCGAAGATTCTCAGTGGGACCAACTCAGAGGGGACAAGGGCTCCTCTGTTGGTTCCTGTTATGGCTTCAGTATCGATGGTTCCTCCAGTGGCTCCATCGATGATTCCCTCAACCGCTCCTTCTCAAGTAGCTCAATCAATGTCTCATTTGATAGCTACTTGTCCTCAAATAGTTCCTTCTGAAGGTCCTTCATGGGTTTCTCCCTCTCCTCATCTTcctctttcattttcttcacaaaCACATCCTCCAATACCCCTCCAAATAGATCTTCAAAGGCCTCCTCATGGAATGGCCCCTTCAATACCTTTATCAATGATGGCTCCTCCAATGTTTCCTTCAATAAATACCCCCCAAATAAGTACATCAATGCCAATGAATAACTATCAGAACAGCTCTATTGACTTCCCACAGAATCCTGGATTATCACCAGATATGTTGGATTGGAATAATGATGACATAATGACTTTATTTGATGATTCATCTTTCAGCATCATTAATGTTCAAGAACCAAATGGTGACAACAATTTTTAAGGATGTAGAACCAATGTGTCTCTTTTAATTAGTACTTCTTCATATGTCTAATTAAGTTGTGGCATCTCTCCATATCTCTTTATTGTGTCCTTACTTAAAAGTATTTGTCTgtcatgttttattttattaagtCTGCTATTTTATTCACTTATTAATTCTATGATGATCAATTTGTATTTTAGATTTTACTAGATACTTGCATATTTATTTGTGCTGTTATTGAGAACGTTGTTATTGTTAGTACGATTTTCACAAACGACCTCTTGAACTTTGAAAATCAAACAAATCAATATAAATGATGGGTACATTTTTATTTCACAACTTTTGCAATGTAAACTAATGAGGCATCTAAGAttgaaaatgaactaaaaaagtaaaaaattattaagaaaatctatTAATATCTGTCTGTTGAAAAATAAGGTGATAGTACAAGATTCATTACTCCTAAATGGTTGTCATCCCTTTATATATACACCTCATTATAACTTTAAAACgagaaaattatttaagaaaactcttttttgatttttgataaaatttcaaattttcttgtattttattttcagatttttatgcttaaaataatgattttaagtAGATGTGgcttaaaagttttaaaaatataatagacaCGAAACAGATGAAAATGACTTGTTCCCTCTAAACTCTAATTTCTACTGTCATGATGGGGTCATGAATTCATAGAACCAAGTACTTTTGGCTTAGAAATTTGATTAATTCTCTTTCACTATGATAAAAGATAATATACACATACTAATAGATAGTAATTAATACCTTTGAGTTGATCTAATCTTAAAGCATGATcaatatttaagtaaaaattaATCATAAGCAATAAAGTAGTGTTAGATTagtcataaaaatttaaaagcaaAATTTGATGCTTACAAAATTTTTAAGATTAGATCAAAATTCAATTTGAATCGCATTTTGTTTTTTAAATCTAAATGCACCCTTTTATTGAAACTTCAAAATCAGGATACAACTTTGTAGGAATCAATCCTGTACTAAATTGAGAGTCTGACATGACAGGCTCTATTAACTTTGTATTCACAAGTATGAATTAATGAGATAAGTAACTTGACTTTTCCTTTCAGGGCGCGCGGTTCAAACTCAATCTCTGTTGCCTTCATTGGTCTGATTCTGAAAGACGCTACCCCCATTCTGTCTAGTTGTAGAAGTCCTCTTACTGATCTTGGTATACTCTGAAAGCTTGTGTATATCTTACTTTGTTTGTGCATATGGTTGATCGATACAAGTTTGTCTGCCACTTTGTTTGCTTCCCTGTAGCACTACAGTGTTGCACACTTATTCTCCTTCTTTTGACATCTTTCTTAATTGCTTCCACTTCTGCATGCGTGCTCCATGGTGTTTTTATCTCTGCCGTTATACAGTTTATTAGTAATTTAGAATCAACCTCTGCTATAATCTTTGGGGGACCTTCCTTCCACATCTGCTAAGTCCATTCCATATTGAAGTGCCTTGCTTTCTGCCCAATTGTTTGTTCCTTTTCCGAGGTATATGGAGAATGCAATTAGAACCTTACCTTCACTGTCTCTGATGACGCCCCCTACTCCACATTCTCCTCCACGACAACTTCCATCCgtattaattttatgaaatttgatATCGCAGTTTACTttcaaagttggtattagagtagaacaaattaaaatttaaacaacaCACCCTTCCAAAAGTTAGTACACTACAAATCACCTTGccataattcataatttgattcctatatttaaatatattcgGATTTAATCGAATTTTAATGTGTATACCAAATAATGTGaggaaacaaacaaaaaaaaaagggatgTGATTTGGTAAAATTTATAGTACTATTATAGATATTGAAAATTGTTGACAAAGCAAGTGAAATAGGCTGGAAAATTGATATACAGTTAcacaattatttttaaatattaattaaactGAAGTTATAATTGAGCAATTGTAAATGAATTATTGCTGATCCATAAACCTGGACTGATCTTGCTTCTTTAGTTAAAGCCTAAAGGgaaaattagttaaattatttcttttatactactaataataaagataattattacaaaagttaaaaataacTGACGTAGGACAAATCACAAGGGATGTTGCTATTATGGAGCTACACCTGAAGGaatgttttatgaaattattCCTGTGGTCAAAATTTTTTATACCTTTCAATGTTGAACAATACATATTCTCTCCATATACGTAAAtccatatttttaaataattgcattatcaatttattttttttacttctttaatacaagaatatttttttatttatttaaaagattGAGATACAAAAAGAAATGAAGCGGTAAAATTCGTGATCGGGACAAATCTTCGTAAAATACTCTGTTGAATGTGTCAGGTAcaagaaaaaaggaaaacaaaaatctGCCCAACAATTAAGAAATTGTGTGCCTGCAATTTGACAAGGTGAAATATTGTTGCTGTAacattattttctcatcttaaTTTTACATCTTTGGAGTTTCTTTTCTTATTGGTGAAGACAATTTGATTCATTTCTTGACAAGGGTAAGAGTACAATTTTCAAATTTGAtacatacatattttataatcGTGGTGTCAGGTCAACTTGCACTCACCTTGACTAATTCCATGAGATCTATCATCCCGTCAGCAACAGGTATCATGTAGAAACGCGTCTGATCTTCATACCCGTAAAGATTTGAATGTGtttgtccatttttttttttgttatatggGAACGAGATGATGTTTTCTTGTATGGTCTTAATCAATATTCGTGATTTAATTTTTAGATTGAGTTAGATGCAAGTTTTATAATCTTAATATTTTATCAGAGTTAGATCCATCTCTATTGTTGTGTTTTTCCATGTTGGACCTCCATGTTATTTTTTCCACGCTATATATGTCTAGTCTTGGGTTTAATTGATGTCCGTATTGGTTGAGGAAAAGTATGAGTGTCTCCTTTCTTAGACAATTTCATGATATAGTTTTTGAGGATAGTTACTAGTTAAGCCTAAGGTCCATTATCTTAACACAATATTAGAGTCATCATTTCTATTGTTGTGTTTTCCGATATTCGACCTTCATATTATTTTGTTCACACTCCAGATCTCCAATCTTGTCGTGTTAATCTTAGAGTGTTAATCTATGTCCAGCATTGATCGAGGAAATGTGTTATTCTTTCCTTATATGAGTTTAgtcaaatttcatgatttaattgttggAGTTGAGTCAGGCCTTAACATGGTCTCAGAGTCACCATGTTGGATCTCCATGTTATTTTGTTCACGCTCTAAATGCCTAGTCGTGTCGTGCTAGGTCGTTAGTTGATGTCTTACATTAGTTGAGGATGTGTTACTGTTTCATTATATAGTCTTAGTCAAGTTTCATGTTTTAGCATTTTCCTGCATTAGGCCTCCATAGTATTTTGTTTGCTCAAGATGCTCAGTCTTGTCATGCTTGGTTGTTAATTGATGCCCCACAATGGTTGAGGAAATGTGTTATTGTCTCCTTATACGGGTTTACTCaatgttcatgatttaatatACAATTTCTTCATACTGTAGCAAAGTCACCATATATCTCTATTGCTGTGTTTTTCGATGTTGGGTCTTCATGTTATATTGTCCACACTCCAGATGCCTTTTGACATGCTAGGAGGTAATTGTTGAGAAAATGTGTTCTTGTCTCCTTATGATCTTCAACTATCCGACTTTCCTTTCCTCATGACCTACTTTTGCGGCTGAAGTAAACCCAAGGTCCATTTAATATAAATTCAGATATCTAGTCCTGTACGTGTGGAGAATGTTATAGTCTTGTTCTAACTTAGTCAGTGTGTTATTTATGGACAGATCAAGAGGATTATAACTTCTCATGATACACAGAAACATTAGGTAATGAAAGACAGGTCGTTGGAAATCAAACGGTGGCATAAGCAAGTGAGTAAAGTTCCATTACTTATTTGTTGTagcttttctttatcttttatctGGTGCTTGTAACTTTCAAATAACTTGAGAGAGTGTAAATTTATGAGTTTGCGTGaattcagtaatttttgttcatGACAGAACTATGAAGTGTTGGCAAATATTAAGATATTTCAAATGTTTTTGGACAAATAACAACTATGCATAGGTGACAAGTGTCGACAATGCAATAACGACAAAtttttgttgggttcgaaatcgagagggcgtcatgcggaagcttaaagtttacAAATTAAGACGATGATAATTcagatgataaataaaaatatactaaaaacatattgttgatgttatttgGCCAATTGACTTACACATAAAAACTAATATTAgagaaaacataaaattattggGAAAAAATCTCctctaaacaagactctttaaggACTAGATTGTGTATGTTATTGTGTTAAGGTACGAGAAGGGAGGGTCTATTTACAGAGttccaaaacttttttttttagaaaaaggttagccaaatatgaaaaattttatatttttctttcagaaaaggtaaaagtaattatggtattacttttattttccttttaagaaaaatataacttaattttggtaagaaaatcaggacaaaacccctaacaatttcaacaattatttGTTTTGGAGATCATCAGACATGTCAAACCCTCAGCATTTGGCCactttttaaaatacatataagtACCTCATTATGTCTTTATCGTTCGAACATGAGAAGAGTGAGCCTAACCATCAGTTCATCATAACTACTATCTGTCCCAACTGGTGATTTTGCTATTTTGTTATTCTTGTACTCTCTCTCGTGGAGGTACGCTTGTTTAATCCTGAGAACGAACATTTCACATcactgaaatagtttcttaggatagTGTCATGCATGACTCAAGCCACACTTGTATTTCTCGTAAATAAGTATCATTTACTATTATATTTTCCTCTTGTTTCTCCAACATTAGAAAATCTACCAAATATTTAACTGTGAACTCGGTAATTGTATACTAACTTGATGTCATTATAATAACCTATACACTTCAAATTTTGAATCAGCCTCTTATAACTTCTTTTGCAGGTTGTTTGCAAGAAGCCCAAGAAACGTGGAAGGTATTGTTACCATTCTATTTCTTCTCTTGTACTTCCCCTCCTCAAGCTGAAACATGATGTTAAATTTACTGATACTGCTTTTATAATGTTGTTGTAGGGGTAAAAAGAAAATGGCAATGATGCACGATCTTTATGATCAAATTGATTTGGCAACATCTACCAAATACCGAGCAGAGGAGGTCCTATCAAGATTGAGCACTAAACATCCAAGCTTTATGAAGCCAATGATCAGATCAAATGTTAGTGGAGGTTTCTGGCTTGTAAGCACCAATCTATCACCCAAATTAAGTGATTTAATACAGTTGAATAAAGTTTAAGTTAAGTAAACCGACAGTGTTATGAAATTTTACACTATCAGTGTAGTTTACCAATCCATATTTGATATAAAAGTTAGCTTTTAGTGTTTTGTTAAACTTATTTGAATATATCTGTGATTGGTTTTCTTCATTTATTCTTGGAAGTCTCTTCCAAGGTTATTCTGCCAGTTGCATATGCCACGGCATGATATAGCCGTTACTTTGGTAGATGAAAGCCAGGATGAGTACAAAACAAAATATCTTGCTGAGAGGAATGGACTCAGTGGCGGATGGCGGGGTTTTTCTCTTGCCCATGACTTGGTGGAGGGGGATGTTTTAGTTTTTCAGTTGTTCAGATTCTGCGAATTGAAGGTCAGAATTCGAAAATTTTCCTTCTGAGTTCTCTAGTAATCTGGTGCATGCTGCTCTGCATTAGTTGGAGGTTTTGTGAATGAATAGTACAGTGAATATAGAGTTACTGAATTGGAGCTAAAGATGAATGTTTCTGTAAATTGTTCTCCGATATGATTTTGTGATCAACTCTTATGCACCAACTTGTAAACAAACTTTACAATACGAGGTCGTGTTAAAGAAAACTACAGATAACTGCCAATTATAAGTGGAATTAATAACCTGAGAAATAAAGCAACTTGCGAGTTCCCGAATAGTGCAATTTCGTTTTACAATGTCAGCGTATATGAGTTAAATACTTCTATGTATTTTGTGTTGCCTGTTCATTGCTGTGGACATTGTACAGGTGTATATAGTCAGAGCTAATTATTTGGCTGAAGTTGATGCTGCACTTGTTCTTCTCCGTTTATATGCTCACCAAAAACAAGTTGATCCCGGTTAGTTTTGCAACCCAGAGAAGATATTATAGTCCCCTGCATGAATCTATCCTCTCTTTTTGCcattattcttatattgatgTATGGAAGAGCAGTGCACCAAAGGCAGGATAATAGAAGTACGAAACAAGTTGGGATCAAGCGTCAAAGACTTTCATCACATGGGGGGGATGATTATTCTGCGGAAAACATGTTACACAAACATAAT contains:
- the LOC107879964 gene encoding B3 domain-containing protein At5g42700-like, yielding MKDRSLEIKRWHKQVVCKKPKKRGRGKKKMAMMHDLYDQIDLATSTKYRAEEVLSRLSTKHPSFMKPMIRSNVSGGFWLSLPRLFCQLHMPRHDIAVTLVDESQDEYKTKYLAERNGLSGGWRGFSLAHDLVEGDVLVFQLFRFCELKVYIVRANYLAEVDAALVLLRLYAHQKQVDPVHQRQDNRSTKQVGIKRQRLSSHGGDDYSAENMLHKHNMFEELDLPSKGLAYETLSIVDAVKAGKLNDAPSGFSSWKMRPTEIEQLEIRPFSGGYSI
- the LOC107879963 gene encoding uncharacterized protein LOC107879963, which gives rise to MPRKKIKFEFIENTTQRKASYKKRQKGFLKKAYELMTLCNAETSIVTYSPYHDEPKVFPNHDATINTFTKFRELSMLEKSNNMMTHEEFNKKRIKKMEKQLYKERKKNRIIELTNKMYEMLNGKGTPADMHSYDLNDLSYVINQNVKQVQEAIKTKVDVEGSTSNAPQHIDGLTVPDRTNSEWRRDLLSAPAGAPVSMASLMTTSSKILSGTNSEGTRAPLLVPVMASVSMVPPVAPSMIPSTAPSQVAQSMSHLIATCPQIVPSEGPSWVSPSPHLPLSFSSQTHPPIPLQIDLQRPPHGMAPSIPLSMMAPPMFPSINTPQISTSMPMNNYQNSSIDFPQNPGLSPDMLDWNNDDIMTLFDDSSFSIINVQEPNGDNNF